Proteins co-encoded in one Hemibagrus wyckioides isolate EC202008001 linkage group LG26, SWU_Hwy_1.0, whole genome shotgun sequence genomic window:
- the retreg2 gene encoding reticulophagy regulator 2, whose protein sequence is MASGEEAARPSVPSSSSSSCSPVGLEALFPAACSERSDSPELLRLRRRLQRWLAPHERAVLCAQRLLVWERPVHSAVAALALNTAFWLLSSTSLRPLFLISASLLTFSMLDRWKDKLPQITALHSEAPGIERESMSVHPRLLSVSELSHHLAESYLTCSLYVQEMLQYKRQNHGKFCVMTCSGCLLLALVGHYIPGIMISYIILLSVLLWPLVVYHELIQKMYTGLEPILMKLDYSMKGDTQHRKHDKRKVKKEQEEGDEPRAETESESEEELSCFAPTVDVKTTALAMAITDSELSDEEASILESGGFSVSRATTPQLTDVSEDLDQQSVHSEPEESFSKDLPEFPSVEEFPSIESGLFHFPLGTPEESQSPASLLIQHLASPLHFVNTHFNGQGQGRGTASEPESSPRTLEALSEEIVSSAISTVVQNTLSALLSSSEAAEAPDVAEFLPTETPPCPTESPLEEGDRTGEDTTLVPPEDEDFELLDQSELEHMDEGLGLGFDGQETPTDAPPSDRQPHES, encoded by the exons atggcGAGCGGGGAGGAGGCCGCGCGCCCGTCCGTcccgtcctcctcctcctcctcgtgcAGTCCGGTGGGCCTCGAGGCGCTGTTCCCGGCCGCGTGCTCGGAGCGGAGCGACAGCCCCGAGCTCCTGAGGCTCCGGCGGCGGCTGCAGCGCTGGCTCGCGCCCCACGAGCGCGCGGTGCTGTGCGCGCAGAGGCTGCTGGTGTGGGAGAGGCCCGTGCACAGCGCCGTGGCTGCGCTCGCGCTCAACACCGCCTTCTG gTTGTTGTCGTCTACGTCTCTGCGTCCCCTGTTCCTCATCTCTGCGTCCCTGCTGACCTTCAGCATGTTGGACAGATGGAAGGACAAGCTGCCTCAGATCACCG CGCTCCACTCAGAGGCACCCGGGATCGAACG AGAGAGCATGAGCGTCCACCCCAGGCTGCTGAGCGTCTCTGAGCTGAGCCACCACCTGGCCGAGAGCTACCTGACCTGCAGCCTCTACGTCCAGGAGATGCTCCAGTATAAACGCCAGAATCACGGCAAG TTCTGTGTGATGACGTGTTCAGGATGCCTGCTGTTGGCCTTGGTTGGACACTACATACCCGGAATCATGATCTCCTACATTATTT tgctgagTGTCTTGCTCTGGCCTCTGGTTGTGTACCATGAGCTGATCCAGAAGATGTATACGGGATTAGAGCCGATCCTGATGAAGCTGGACTACAGCATGAAGGGAGACACGCAGCACCGCAAACACGACAAGAGAA aGGTGAAAAAGGAGCAGGAAGAAGGAGATGAGCCGAGGGCCGAGACGGAGAGCGAGAGCGAGGAGGAGCTGTCCTGCTTTGCCCCCACT GTGGACGTGAAGACCACGGCGTTGGCGATGGCCATCACCGACTCCGAGTTGTCTGATGAGGAAGCGTCCATCCTCGAGAGTGGAGGGTTCTCTGTGTCCAGAGCGACCACGCCTCAACTCACAGACGTTTCAGAAG atTTGGACCAGCAGAGCGTACACAGTGAACCTGAGGAAAGCTTCTCCAAGGATCTCCCAGAATTCCCTTCGGTGGAGGAATTTCCATCCATCGAGTCCGGACTTTTTCACTTTCCCCTGGGTACTCCCGAGGAGTCTCAGAGCCCGGCCAGTTTGCTCATCCAGCACCTCGCCTCTCCGCTGCACTTCGTCAACACGCACTTCAACGGACAAGGACAAGGCCGCGGCACAGCGAGCGAGCCCGAGTCGTCCCCTCGCACCCTGGAGGCCCTCAGCGAGGAGATCGTGAGCTCCGCCATCTCCACCGTGGTGCAAAACACCCTCTCCGCCCTGCTGAGCTCCTCGGAGGCGGCCGAGGCGCCCGACGTGGCCGAGTTCCTTCCTACCGAAACGCCTCCGTGTCCTACAGAGTCGCCTCTCGAGGAAGGGGACAGAACCGGCGAGGACACAACGCTCGTTCCACCAGAGGACGAGGACTTCGAGCTTCTGGACCAAAGCGAACTGGAGCACATGGACGAAGGGCTTGGGTTAGGGTTTGACGGACAGGAGACTCCGACAGACGCGCCGCCTAGTGACCGGCAACCACACGAGTCCTAG